One part of the Rutidosis leptorrhynchoides isolate AG116_Rl617_1_P2 chromosome 1, CSIRO_AGI_Rlap_v1, whole genome shotgun sequence genome encodes these proteins:
- the LOC139860567 gene encoding uncharacterized protein: protein MTARERRPSKQPTSTAYSRPKPTESTVTSTDLNITSSKPSKLLLFSLIFFAPYFYLIYYYYEIENELKKSIVINAALSLAGFIVTLIMIPVASRYVIRRNLFGYDINKKGTPQGLIKVPESLGIVVGIIFLVVAIVFQYFNIPSDSNWLVEYNAALASVCFMILLGFVDDVLDIPWRVKLVLPSIAALPLLMAYAGHTTIMIPKPLVEYVGVEILDLGWIYKLYMGLLAVFCTNSINIHAGINGLEVGQTVVIAFAILIHNIMQIGSSSNPETQQAHAFSIYLVQPLLTTSLALLSYNWYPSSVFVGDTYTYFAGMTMAVVGILGHYSETLLIFFLPQIINFLLSLPQLAGIIPCPRHRLPRFDPKTGLLTGTNDGTLVNVSLRIFGRRSEKSLCILLLVLQALGCCFCFFLRWILTGWYK from the exons ATGACAGCTCGTGAGAGACGACCGTCAAAACAACCAACGTCAACCGCCTACTCACGTCCAAAACCAACCGAATCCACCGTTACTTCAACAGACTTGAACATTACTTCATCAAAACCTAGCAAATTGCTCTTATTCTCTTTAATTTTCTTCGCTCCTTACTTTTACCTGATATATTATTACTATGAAATTGAGAATGAATTGAAGAAATCGATCGTGATTAATGCGGCACTCAGCCTCGCAGGGTTTATCGTAACCCTAATTATGATTCCGGTGGCTTCGAGATATGTTATTAGACGTAATTTGTTTGGTTATGATATTAATAAAAAAGGCACTCCTCAAGGTCTTATTAAAGT GCCTGAATCCCTTGGTATTGTTGTGGGCATCATTTTCTTGGTGGTGGCAATCGTGTTTCAGTATTTCAATATCCCATCAGATTCTAAT TGGCTTGTTGAGTATAATGCAGCTTTAGCATCAGTCTGCTTCATGATCTTGCTTGGGTTTGTGGATGATGTCTTGGATATTCCTTGGCGAGT GAAATTAGTATTGCCATCTATTGCTGCTCTCCCTCTTTTGATGGCTTATGCTGGTCATACAACCATTATGATACCAAAGCCCCTTGTTGAATATGTAGGTGTCGAAATCTTGGATCTAG GATGGATCTATAAGTTATATATGGGGCTCTTGGCTGTCTTTTGTACAAACTCGATCAACATCCATGCTGGTATAAATGGCCTTGAAGTTGGACAGACTGTTGTTATTGCATTTGCA ATTCTGATTCACAATATCATGCAAATTGGATCGTCTTCCAATCCTGAAACTCAACAAGCACATGCCTTCTCCATATACCTCGTCCAACCTTTGCTTACAACTTCATTGGCGTTACTATCTTACAATTG GTACCCATCTTCAGTTTTTGTTGGCGACACTTATACATACTTTGCCGGAATGACGATGGCAGTCGTCGGCATTTTAGGCCACTATAG CGAGACGCTTCTTATATTCTTCCTACCTCAAATTATAAATTTCCTATTGTCTCTTCCTCAG CTTGCAGGTATTATCCCTTGTCCACGTCATCGTCTGCCAAG gttcgaCCCTAAGACGGGACTACTGACTGGGACAAATGATGGGACACTTGTTAATGTTTCCTTACGAATTTTCGGCCGGAGATCTGAAAAGTCCCTATGCATCTTACTGCTTGTTCTTCAG GCCCTAGGCTGCTGCTTCTGTTTCTTCCTGAGGTGGATCCTCACTGGTTGGTATAAATGA
- the LOC139874954 gene encoding uncharacterized protein: MSFVHIYAMKEMGKTSNSNQDDVHAAARSGDLVAVQTIISSNPLSVNSRDKHSRTPLHLAAWAGQTQVVNLLCKNKADIGAAAMDDMGAIHFAAQKGHLEVVKTLVSSGISVKSTNRKGMTPLHYAVQGSHIDLIKYLVKKGANVNIKNKAGKSPMDLATNDEIRSLLNCPSESKETDKNETESKIEEDEPKVASEGQPKAVESEDFGEQNDDESNKRKVEDVVTGEMIVENKKKKVALNHLLTTDDTQEDED; encoded by the exons ATGTCGTTTGTTCATATATATGCGATGAAAG AAATGGGGAAAACGTCGAATTCGAATCAAGATGATGTTCACGCAGCAGCTCGATCAGGCGATTTGGTTGCCGTACAAACGATTATTAGCTCTAATCCGTTGTCTGTTAACTCCAGGGATAAACACTCCAGAACACC ACTACATTTAGCTGCATGGGCTGGGCAGACACAGGTGGTGAATCTCCTTTGCAAAAACAAAGCAGATATTGGTGCAGCTGCAATGGATGATATGGGTGCAATTCACTTTGCTGCCCAAAAAGGCCATTTAGAAGTTGTCAAAACACTTGTATCATCTGGGATCTCAGTTAAATCCACAAACCGCAAGGGCATGACTCCACTTCATTATGCTGTGCAAGGATCTCATATTGATCTCATAAAGTACTTAGTTAAAAAGGGTGCAAATGTAAACATTAAAAATAAAGCTGGTAAGAGCCCTATGGATCTTGCAACCAATGATGAAATCCGTTCATTGCTGAACTGTCCAAGTGAATCGAAAGAAACAGATAAGAATGAGACGGAGTCAAAGATTGAAGAAGATGAGCCGAAAGTGGCTTCTGAGGGTCAACCAAAGGCTGTTGAAAGTGAAGATTTCGGAGAACAGAATGATGATGAGTCTAACAAAAGGAAGGTTGAAGATGTTGTTACTGGTGAAATGATTGTAGAAAACAAGAAGAAAAAAGTTGCGCTTAATCATCTTTTAACAACAGACGACACACAAGAAGACGAAGATTAA
- the LOC139860563 gene encoding lysine-specific demethylase JMJ32, translating into MNPSNLEHLWEEVRELSFGTTSKIDRLETPPSPLHFLRHYLSQNKPFILSATATRHWPATTLWSSTNYLTTTLSSSLISLHLTPTGHADSLTPNPTNPNSLCFASAHVQPTPFPEAIHAIQNSVKGGVVAYAQQQNDCFRGEYGALSGDVDLDINWASEAIGGGPEAVNLWIGNEASESSFHKDHYENLYVVVCGEKHFVLLPPTDVHRMYIREYPAANYSYSQETGKFDLELEIPPRNVPWCSVNPYPSPENKEKEMSEFPLYYNGPKPFEVTVKAGEMLYLPSMWFHHVRQTPDSRGLTIAVNYWYDMQFDIKYAYFNFLQSLKGFQEQRCHKSDSHASVSYNDSDSLIDENVFDDDENHLEMTLTRKAHLF; encoded by the exons atgAATCCTTCAAATCTGGAACACCTATGGGAAGAAGTCCGTGAACTCTCCTTCGGAACCACCTCTAAAATCGACCGTCTCGAAACACCACCATCTCCACTCCATTTCCTCCGTCATTACCTCTCCCAAAACAAACCCTTCATCCTCTCCGCCACCGCCACCCGCCATTGGCCGGCCACCACTCTCTGGTCTTCAACCAATTACCTCACCACCACCCTCTCTTCCTCCTTAATTTCCCTCCACTTAACTCCCACCGGCCACGCCGATTCCCTCACCCCAAACCCTACAAACCCTAACTCCCTCTGTTTCGCTTCCGCTCACGTGCAACCCACGCCTTTCCCAGAAGCTATTCATGCCATCCAAAATTCAGTTAAAGGAGGCGTTGTTGCGTATGCACAACAGCAGAATGATTGTTTTAGAGGTGAGTATGGGGCATTAAGTGGAGATGTTGATTTAGATATCAATTGGGCTAGTGAAGCAATTGGGGGTGGGCCTGAAGCTGTAAATTTGTGGATTGGTAATGAAGCTAGCGAAAGTTCGTTTCATAAAGATCATTATGAGAATTTGTATGTTGTCGTTTGTGGCGAGAAACATTTCGTGCTACTTCCGCCTACGGATGTTCATCGAATGTATATTCGCGAATATCCGGCTGCTAATTATTCTTACTCTCAG GAAACGGGTAAATTTGATTTGGAACTTGAAATTCCACCGAGGAATGTCCCTTGGTGCAGCGTAAACCCTTATCCATCACCTGAGAATAAGGAGAAAGAAATGTCTGAATTTCCATTATACTATAACGGACCGAAGCCATTTGAGGTCACTGTTAAGGCTGGTGAAATGCTCTATTT GCCAAGTATGTGGTTTCACCATGTTCGACAAACTCCAGATAGCAGAGGACTTACCATCGCAGTGAATTATT GGTATGATATGCAGTTTGACATCAAATATGCTTACTTCAACTTCTTGCAATCACTAAAGGGATTTCAAGAACAAAGATGTCATAAATCAGATTCACATGCTTCTGTAAGTTATAATGATAGTGATTCTTTAATAGACGAAAATGTATTTGATGATGATGAAAACCATTTAGAGATGACCTTAACGAGAAAAGCTCACCTGTTTTGA